The following nucleotide sequence is from Synchiropus splendidus isolate RoL2022-P1 chromosome 1, RoL_Sspl_1.0, whole genome shotgun sequence.
CCAGCATATCCACTCAAAAACACCAGTTTTGTTGGTTAAATAGAGAAAAGGGTCTTTTCCAATCAAATTAACTTCCCTACACATGGGTGCATTGAAGCTCTGGCATTGACACATCCAGGAAGTGTTCCATGAGAGTTGCCACGCCTACGCTGTCAAGACATGTCATCATGATGAGGCCAGTCCTTCCACTGCAGCCGCCATGGTTCagagtctgtgtctgtgtcatgGCGGGTGGTCACAGATTTTAACACAGTAACGTGATGATACACTTGCTCCATGCTGAGCTGTCACGCTCGAAACACTTTTAGACAAATTTGCCTGTTCATTTTGTCTGGTACTgaaattgtttgtcttttggggTAAAATTGTGGTTGTGCGAAATGGTGACCGAGAATGTGAGAGCATTCCCAGATGTTTGTGGCTTTGTATCGGCCAAGGAAAGAGGCgttcaacatttcatttttgttaataTTTCCGATCAAATCAGCGAATGTTGCTGTTGTgatgtgacattttattttgtgagaaCATAGTGATGGAGCAGGAGTGGGAACCCCCGTTTTATTTGACGCTCTGACTGACGTTGACTGTCtttatatgttgtttttttttctatacttACTCTAAATATTTGGTTTGGTGTTATGAATAAAGAAAACTGGAAGGAGAAGTGAAATTGCTGAGCTGGTTTGACCATGGTGAGAAATGTATCCCAGTCTACAAGATGACGAATTCAAAAGAACTGGATGTCAGCAAGATGTCCTCCTATTACATATGCAAACTTGATGGGGGATCTATCACATGCCTTCATTTACAGTTGTTGTTTCTCTCTGGAGAATTAACAGAGGACAAAACTAACCAATGGTTGTCTTCATTAAAGAATGTCTTAATCTATACGCCTTCTCCGGGTGGGTAAAGAAAAAGGTTCACATATGCATTGAAAAAgttgaaatatcaatatttcccCCAGAatcaataatatttatttttttccaaaatatgatGGGTGCAAATTGTTGCCATGATGTGAGAATGATAGTATTATAGGTCTGGCTTAGTTTAATATCTTAATGCGTAAAAACCGAGGACATGTTTGTACAGTTGACTGGATATTTTATGATTAATATCACATTTTTtgtagtggtaggttaacaatATCATGAGAgtgaattaaattattttcaaagaacaaataaatagcaaaatgagaaaagaaattAACAAACTCAAACTCTCAAAACTAGGTTTGGAAATACATttaggaaaataatgaaaaaagagaCTCCTGCTGTCCTGGCACACATAATGAAACGTGTACAATATATATGTACAAAAATGCATTGTATGTACAATGATATATAGTAGTTTAATGAAATATTGCATACTGTACTGTGCTATTtacttctctttctttttatatattatttccaAGAACTTTCAGCCTCTGAAATGCTGTACTTCTGCCAAAGTGGAAGTCCAGCCAAGCATGCCACATCAGCAGCTGATGTTcctcacattttcttttcaatttctcCCTTTTTCTTCCCACATCCTTCAGAACTCTGCCCCAGGGCTGTACATTTTGTCTGCATTTAGCTGAAATGAtgctttttgtgtttaaattagAGCCTCTGCTGGAAGGCATCATCACGAGGGGAACGGTGTGTAGATGGGCTATATGGACTTGTGACATCAGAACTGTCTTCTCCAGGCGACTTCAGCAGCAGTTTAGCGCTTCTTCTTTTTAGCATGTCACCAGCAGCAGTTCCCCTGTAATGACAGCGGGCTGATCCCCAGCAGCGAGCATCTGTTGACGTGGCAGCAGCTCCCCAGGGGAAAATATAAAGCCTCTTGTTTTTGGAACATGACATCACAGAGTTTAAAGTCAACTGCTGAGCCAGTTTTAATGCTCTTAAAATAGCCGAGTGGGAATGATGCTGTCCAGCTTGCTGTCACATATTTGCttgagaaggaaaagaaaagaagcagtGTTGCCGATTCTGGACAAAAACATTCTGAGTGGAAGTAATGTGTGATGAAGCTTGATTCTTTTTGTGTTACAGGATGAGACAGGGGCGTATGTAATCGACAGAGACCCCACCTACTTTGGCCCCATCCTCAACTACCTGAGACATGGCAAACTGGTCTACAACAAGGAACTAGCAGAAGAAGGTAACTCATCTGTATGTGAAAAGAAATCCCAGCATCGCATCCATGAGGTTTCTGTAGGCTACCGTTTATCAGACGTATTCAAGGAAATAGCTGGACAATCTCTTCAGACAGTGGATGTGGGGATGAAGTCATAGCTTCGCCAGCTGGTTagcaatgatgactgtgtggCTGAAGGTCATGAGTTTGCATTCCAGTGAGGTAACCAGTGTGTGCCCTCAGGCCAGATTGTTCATGCTTTCTGATGGTGACGTGACATGTAATCCATGTCACGTTAAACAGCAagtcactcatctcatgaaaagGTCAAAGTTCTCCTATGCCCCTTGCTCATGGGACTTCAAGTATATTCACAAGACATGGCTGCCAACATTATGATCTGTGAATGGCTGTATGAAGATACCTACAGCTATTGGGCCACGATTTCCTGATCTCAACATATACTACCTAGTGAATAGTTCAGTGTATTTTCTCTCTCAATCCCAGGAGAGTACAAGCACAATTACTGAGTAGAAGACATGGTTTGCAACTCAGTCCCTGTCCTGATATTAGCGTGATGAATGCTCAAAGAACAGAGGACTGGATCACATCCTCTTGGAAGCCAGGTCAACACTGTGGCATCATGTATGAGCAATATGATTTCACCTGCTTGTTCAAGCCATAGCTCACATTAGTGTTGCTTTCCATCAGTGTAGCACAGTGGAGGAAGCATCAGTGGGCGTGAAGTTGCTATGAGTCATCACAGGACACTTCAGGAGAGGACTCTCTCTAATGGTTCTCAGAGCTTGTGAGGAGAAGTCGATGTGGAGTGTGTTAAAGCTAACCCAAAAGCAATTTGTGAAGAAATGAACGGAGGTGCTCTGTCCTTGAGCGGCTTTAGCAAAAGACTTTTCTGAAGGGGTTTTTTCTCCCTACGAGgaagataagataaaaataaGGCCAATACCTATGTATGACTTAAAATCCGAGTGATACAAATAGAGTTATAGTTAATGTGACGTATTTGGAGACCGAGTTTGTCATTGAATAAAACAGCAGGCACTTTGACATGCAATTTCCCGAATCATTATTCACAGTGAAATTATGAAGCAGTGAGAAAGCCAGTCGTAGCTCATGGATTATTTAATAACTGTTGCTGTTGTGAATACATCATTCATATTAAGGGTTTCATAATAGATGTAGATTACTTGCCCTCCAttatgacattaaaatgaatttgtttcagCCTCTCCCTCTTATTCCAGGAGTTCTAGAGGAAGCTGAGTTCTACAACATCACACCGCTCATCAAACTCATCAAAGAGAGGATCATAGAGAGGGACTCCAAGGCCACGCAGGTACGTGAAGATACACACATGTTTgcttttctatccttgtggggacatcgTGAGCTTTATCATTGctctaaacccaaccatccaaaacacatggctaaccttaaccaggactctgaaccaaacatcaacacagttataatgacccacttattttgaagtcttcatcctcaaatagaGGCTTAACCTAATGggttccagccaaatgtccccacagtgTCATACAGTCTTCaccaggacagtgttttgtcaagaattggtcctcacaaagtaGGATAAGGTTTGTCACACTGTCTTTGtggggtcacacacacacaaacctatGCGCACACATTCTCTGCATTACTCGAGAAACTGTGTCCACGCTGATTTGAgattccatgttttttttttgtagtaagCAATACCCCTTTTTGCCGTATGAGTACTGGCTTTTAAGTACTTGCTGATGCCGGTAATATCATAATACCATACCATAACATAATACCATAACAAccacttttaatttttttttctttcaggacATGTGTCTTGAGCTTCCGCCACAGCTTTCAATTATGAAATTTCAAGTTTTGCCTGCAAGAGTACAGATAGGACATCCCCAACTTTGACCAATGAACTGGCTAGTTAGTTAAGGTTTAACTACATGACATACTGTGACTTTGGGACGTTCCAGCCAAAAGAAAGAAGGCATAAGTGAAATAGATTTGTTTTCTCTTAAACTGCAAGGACGAGATGAAAAACGCCAAGTGCTGTCAGCAAGGTATATTTATAAAAGCATGAAGTATAATTTTGACGTGACATTTAAGAAAAATGTTTGTATATTGTTTCATATAAGTCAATTTTATTCAAATATCCATCCTGGAAGTGCACAAAATGTGGAAATGTGGTATAGATGCAATgtcttttttcaattttctttaattttgtttttcttgaagtAATAACCAGTAATAACTAGGTGAAAATAGTTATATTTATTGAAACAGATTTGTGTGTGCTTGCCTGGCTCAGCTTCTTAACACCTGAATCTCCCACATACTCCTACACCCCATGTGTGCTGCAAAGTGCCTAAATTAGACGGGGTGATGTaactcctcctccacatcaagagtCTGAACAAGTGCACTGCTTCACACAATATCAAACTTTTATTGCCACTCTTCTTCCGCTCCTTCCAACATCCGTGAAGTCGTCTGACCCATTCTTGTTTGTGCTCCCCAGCAGGTACCCCCGAAACATGTGTACCGGGTGTTACAGtgccaggaggaggagctgaccCAGATGGTCTCCACCATGTCGGATGGCTGGAAGTTTGAGCAGGTCAGCGTGCGCACCTGCAGAAAGCCCCGCACCGGACTGCTCTGGACTGTGGGTTGGACTCACGCTGCTGCTGTGACCCTTCAATTTTGACCCCTTTGGCCTTGAGctcagccccgccccctcccctgTGCACTCCCAAAATATTGAGTATAATCACACATAACCTCTTGAGTTTTAGACCTTAATAATTAAGATTTTGCTTGACTGCACATATGTTTTAATTCATCCACAGTAGTCTCAGAATATGTCTGCCCATGTCTCACTGACatctttgtgattttttttggatTGCACTTTTCAAGTCACAAACCCATGACTCCTATCGTAGGGAAGTCAAGAATCTTTAAAGTCACACCAAGAGATTGCCGATTAAAACATGTCACAATGTCAGTCTTCTTTTCCTTATGTGTTATTTGTGCTCTTAACTTGCACTGATACACTAGAATAAACCAAATCCCAAATTGCATAAAACACAGTAAATGCTCCTCTTACAAATTCCTATGTTTGATGTTCTGTTGAAGTGATTCCCTGTTGCAGTAGCAACTTTCAGGGACCAGGATCAGGAACCCGGATCCCAAGTTAAAGAAGACTTGAGCAAGCTTTTGTATTTTTACCTGTTTTTCTACTTAGATTTAGtgaagaaaacacaataaatattaGTTACCATTTATAATAAGTTAATAATTTACAAATTATAAGTATATTATAAATAATTGTAAGTATGATGTGTGATGACATTTTACACCTGAGAAAGATAATTTAATTTCTCCAAAAAATGGGCTTATACATACAATTTCAGTAGTACTTTTGGCACATTTCTACATTGccattatatttatattatatatacattattattttttattagatttttttaatgggagaaaaaaatgaatgaaggtAACAGTGGTGGGGAATTAATGCAAATGTTCTTCAAGTGCATAAAATAATATTGAATAAGAATATGTTTTCACCAGAGACTATTCACTGCTGGACTGTACAAATGCAATGACACTCACTTGAAACGGTCAGGACACAAATCTTTGCCCAGGTTTGAAATATTGTCCTTAATTGTCCTTCAGTCAGTGGTACTTGGCTCTCACTGCTTTTGGCGTAGCCCTGGTGCATGCTGCACAGCTTTGCTTTGAGGCTGCTCGCAGTCCCCCAACTACTGGAAGAAGCCTCTGATAGAGTCCAGCACTCGTGTTCCTTTCCCAGCATGCACGAGCAACCCCTCCgccgccctccctccccccgctTCATTTTCTCTGCTCCTTCAGTCTGCTCTCTTTTCTGACGCTGTCtttccctgtctgtctgtctgtcgtctGCCGGCTGTCGCTGTATTGTAGATGGTGAACATCGGCTCGTCCTACAGCTATGGCACCGAAGACCAGGCTGAGTTCCTGTGTGTCGTCTCCAAGGAGCTGCACACACCCGGGTCTGGACTTGCTACTGAACAAAGCCACAAAACCAAGGTGACCGTTGCCCCCTCTGTATCAtgttacacacacagacacacacaccagacaaTTTTCCAGTACTACACATTGATcctatcaaaaaataaatatgtttgatgCAGTGTAAAACTTTAAGAATAACTATAACCAATAAtttcaaaaaaatattcacACGTGCCTACTGGCACTCATCGGGTGTCCGTTTCCtctctggtgtctctgctggTCTGAAGAGTTCTTTGATCCCACTCTCACCACTGAAACTCCAAATGTCATTCGCCTTCAAATGTCATTGACCAACACTCATGATTCCCATCTTCGGTGTCCCCTCCTCCATCGCTCTGTCAAAATACAGACCTTGAAATAACTCATCCTCTGCTCACTGACACTCATCAGCGTGTTCATGTTTCTgtcatttcttgtttttgttttatcattatttttttccccccttccctccttcctgcTCTCTGAAGGCTGCGGAGGTGCAGGAAGATGCAtccaaggaggaggaggaggaggaggagggagggagagagaccaCACCAAATGAGAGGCTTAGAGAATGAGGGAGGAGGGAGTGTTTCATTTTTCCAAAAAGAGGGTGAGAATCTGCTGGTAGCTAGTCCTGCTTGatatcggtgtgtgtgtgtgtgcgagtgcatgtgtgtgatgtCAGGGTTCAAGGTGCTTCATGTCGCAGCAATGGCTGAATCTTTGAGCtcagctgtctttttttttgataCTTTGATATAACTATGGATCTCAATTACTGTATCAGCAGTCCAACTGTGAGTTCTTTCACCATGATTTCATTTCCACTTCGTACATGACTGAAACTTTGACGACTCAAATTCACAGTTTCACCCAGGGGTGGCCATAGCGTTGAGATAGTTAGTGAGTCTGGAGCGTAATAATAGGTTTTTTAAATGGAGATTGTCACACTAGGCCAAAAGGTCTCATCTATTATGGAAAAGTGGTAAATTCACGGGACATTGCAATAAATTTATAAGGCTTAATTCAGGACATTTGTAAAGACAATAAAGTGTCATGGGTTTGGGTTATtcacatacaggggttggacaaaataatggaaacaaggTGTGTTTCATTACTTTGTGTGTCCACCACTTATAATGCTATACAGACCTTGTTTTCATTACTAGACATGATTGTAAACCTATGAAGCTTTATGAATGCATTGTTTTGGGTCATGAATGTACCAGCAATTGCAGGCACGTTACTGATTTTTGCTTGTTGAAGAATGATAGCATCCGATTGTCATGGGAGTCCACTATATTTCAGCATTTCTCAACCTAATTCTAGCTGCATTGGTGCAGAGATCACGGTTGACCCTGTTAAGGTGGTATTAGCTGAGGAGTCTTCCTGCTGGGGAAGGTTATGGAAGgtcattcaacatttttaatttggtGCGTTTTTTTTCCTGTCGTTGTTGGGTGAGGATTTGGTAGTCGCATGATGGCAGAAGtaaagctgttttcacttttttatgttaCATCTTATGTAGTCAAGTTGAATGCGGTGAGAGGTGTTGCTGAACTCACTCTGTTCAATGAATGGGAAGCTTCATTGCACACTAGACTCCTGTGGATAAGGATATACAGGAGGCTAAATAATCACTGTGTCAGCACAATACGGGCTTTAGCTTGAAGTCATATACTATTAAAATGCATTAGAAtaagctgaaaaaaaagaaaaaatccctAATAGTCAGGCGCCTTGTTGCCGTCGTTCACAGCCTACGGAGGACACTGTGTTCAACCCAGATTCCATCAGGACTCCGACTCGGGAGTAGTGATTTTTAGTTGCAGCAGGTGAAATGAAGTTCTGGCATTTCCTCAAGACAGCGACCTGGCAATAGATGCTTCTCAGTTTCCACTGCCTCTGTGGCATGGCCCAGTCACTGGACGCTGTGTGTCCCAGTGACAGCCTGCGGTGCAGCGGAGATATCGATCGTCTTCGTGCGAGCTCTGATTACCAAATGCTGCGACATGGAATCTCCTTGACCTTTTAGTGCCGCACAATGTCCTTCTGGTCTGTGTGAATACTGGCGACACAGCCAAGAGTGGCACACGCTCTTTCTAGACAGTTTTTGTCCATGTCACACACGCCACTGCTCATGCCATCACCatttcatcctcaccatcatcccGCTCTGTTGAAATCTGAAGTCACTCACCAGTTGTTCTCCTCGCAGCTGTTCCAAATCCATGGGTCCAGGATGTAGAAGACTTAATCTTTCCAAACTTACCACAACATTGTTTACGTGTTGCACCAGATGGACGTCGGGAACGAGAAGAGGCTGCAGCAATATAAAACTCAAGCGTCATTTATCTTAGTTGAAACCATCATGTGTGCTGTTTCATTGCCAAAGGCAGCTTAGTAATAACAACCAAAGAAGCTGAATGTTGCTGAGTCACTCTCATCTGGCTGACTTTGATGTTGTGCTGTGTCTCTAAATCTTACTTTTGTAGGACAAATGCATTAATGCAGGTCAACGTTTGCACTTTCGACGCCATTTGCTCAATGTAAAGCGAAACGTGTCGGTGCTGCATCATTTGCGAGACACACAAATTCAAAGTTTGTGAAAATATACAACCAGATGGCGTCAGTGGAagctcagataaaaaaaaagtcagtgcaGGCTTCAAAATCAGGATCCATCAGCTCACGGAAATATTTGATCAACACTAGAACAACAACGGCGGCTGTCAAATTTTCTCAAGGTTTTCGGAAAattaatcacaaaaacaagaatataaGTTCTGTTCATTCCGGGAAGCCGTTGTCCACTTATGACGCTAGATGTAGCTTAAACAATATACATACTGTGCTTCAGTTTTTGAATGCACAAGTGTAAATTTCATGTATCTTCGGCCTTCATGTGAAGTTGGCCTTGCCCTGAATAGATCAGCAGCTACATTTAACTGGATTTTTCAGAGAGCCAATTGTTTCTGGGGTGTTGGTGTACACCTGTAAATGATCCAAACACActacactgctgctgctgcaaaaaAGAGAGTCAGTACCTCACCTGACTGCATTTGATTTGAAGTCAAGAACTTATCTCAAGGTAAAAAAACAGACCCCTAAAGATGCTGGGAAATAGTTTTAAAAGTAGCATAATTGTGTTAGACAATCCTCTTCAATTTTACAGGAAGTTGGACATTGGAAGTTTTGAGTGAGTGAGCTAAAATATTTCCCATCATAGTAGTTAATCTGCTTAAAAATGTGGATGCAAACGACTGACGCAGAAAAACGCCACATCATCTTATTTTCAGGAACTGTCCTTTGCATCATTCAGTGCCTTTTTCAAACGGTACGACTCCTGCAACAACAGTGTGCATTGAGATCAAGTTCAGCATGTAGAccattctcttcctcttctttgacGATTTGTTTCCCAAGTGGAGGTGCAGGGGCATGTTCGGATCAAGTGTCTGGTGAATgccttccttttttgtttttgtacattttgcTGTAATTTATTCTGGAGCTTTCTCTTTGGATGCTGGTTTTCTTTTATACCGGTGTGATTTATGTTGATAAGTTTTAATTTTTTACACAAACTTATATAATCGCTGTCGGTTGTCCATATCACAAAATGTTCTGGGAAAATACAAATCCACCTGCATGTTCAGCGTTGTTTCCTCATAGGCGTGTTCCAGTCGAGgacttcattttcttcatccggTTGATCCTGTCAGATCACTGACATTTCCTGAGGAATTACGTTTTTGTCTGTGATTATTTATGCTAATGACTTATATCTGTGATGCTCCAGtacgtcaaaaaaaaaatccgtaaaacttcttcttttttaataaaataatgggAGCTTCGACTGTCCTAAAAGCCTCAATATATTCAAAACTTTTTAACTCAAATAACTGCCATTGCACGTCACATGACTTCACAAACCGACAGCAACACTTGTGTTCGCATTCCTTAAAGAACATTATGAGAGCCACACCTTCTGGTGGACATATTCTGTAGCTTTTGTGACAAGCACAAAAACACCGTCTCCAGATTGATATAAAAGAAGCGGAACTGCCAGTAACACTCAAATCAAGTCACTCTAATCGGATAATGTAACATAGCTGTTTTTGGAATTTGTTTTGGTTCAACTGAGCTGTtaataatgttttcatttatctgcctgttttttttatccttgtaaaggaagtcacatttgtcaacaaataaaaaaactttcCTTTGTATCATGTGTTTTGCTTCCACTGCTTGCTACATTAAATTATTTCTGGCTGTAACACATTTTATTCTAAGTGCTCCCTCAAACTGGGAACACGGAATGTGCTAGAGGCCACTTTGGTTTGGACTGAACTTCTGTCCCCTCAGTACAATCTTGGAAAATGATATCATACATAGACAGTTTGACAGAATGACAGTTTAGAAGCACAGAGATGAAGTGTGGCTTCCTTTCACGGCACTTGAGCTAGTTACAGTGGACACTCCATGTCTTCCACTATGTGTTAATGACTGGGCTACTGAACATTATTTGGAAGAtgtgatggtttatttatttcttggttcagttttgaacactgTTATTGACTTTGATGccaacaatgttgagaactgacatcTTGAAAGTGCCAagaatttagttttgtttgtttttcttgtatgTCATTTGTATTTGCTTGTGTCTGTGTTATGCAGCCACAACTTTTGAAACTCAAACACGCACAATTTTTATGGCAATATTTGAGCTTCTTTGGTCTGATCTAGGAAATGGTAATCATTAGCGGCGCATTACATAATCTGCATGTAGGGATTTACCTCCTGGTTTGTGAACTGAGCGCTCATAATATTGAGCTAAAGGATTAGTGAgaattttttttctggaaaaaaaaaccaatgatCATATTGTGCATTGAAGGACAGGATTGTGAATTGTTTCTTGTTATATGTGGTCAATGGTCGCTGCAGTGTAATTGACAGAGTTAAAACGATCCATCCCTTTGAAGCAAACGTCAGCTTTGCTGGCGTGTGGTATTTGAAGATTTTCACCTCAAGTTTGAGGAGCTTGTCCAATGTGAAAACAACTGGAGTTTGCTGATTCAGCAGGATATTTGAATCAAGTTATGTCAGGGATACACAGCTCAGTGAGGCCCTGTGGTGGCCTCCAAAACCAACTGGTACATGACAGGACTTAGTCAATTATAGGTCAATCTGCATGACAATgatttgcaaaaaaataaaatatggcaAAACTTTCATCGGGATCAAGTACATTTGGGTGACAGAATATTCATCCAACTGGCAGGGGTTCATTTAAAATCTCTGGAATCGAACAGCAACAACCTTCAACATATAATCAAGGATATGGTGCCTGAagacaaatacagtggtgcctcggttttcgaacgt
It contains:
- the kctd17 gene encoding BTB/POZ domain-containing protein KCTD5 isoform X2 — encoded protein: MAATAEDDWEPADVPPLSVQQGHHHNSNNNNNNNNKDTDAGESAATATTSATEPSGTVSHSIGNGSVINPTGGTNGKWVRLNVGGTVFLTTRQTLLKEQTSFLYRLCQQQDLHSDTDETGAYVIDRDPTYFGPILNYLRHGKLVYNKELAEEGVLEEAEFYNITPLIKLIKERIIERDSKATQQVPPKHVYRVLQCQEEELTQMVSTMSDGWKFEQMVNIGSSYSYGTEDQAEFLCVVSKELHTPGSGLATEQSHKTKAAEVQEDASKEEEEEEEGGRETTPNERLRE
- the kctd17 gene encoding BTB/POZ domain-containing protein KCTD5 isoform X3, with protein sequence MAATAEDDWEPADVPPLSVQQGHHHNSNNNNNNNNKDTDAGESAATATTSATEPSGTVSHSIGNGSVINPTGGTNGKWVRLNVGGTVFLTTRQTLLKEQTSFLYRLCQQQDLHSDTDETGAYVIDRDPTYFGPILNYLRHGKLVYNKELAEEGVLEEAEFYNITPLIKLIKERIIERDSKATQQVPPKHVYRVLQCQEEELTQMVSTMSDGWKFEQVSVRTCRKPRTGLLWTMVNIGSSYSYGTEDQAEFLCVVSKELHTPGSGLATEQSHKTKLFQIHGSRM
- the kctd17 gene encoding BTB/POZ domain-containing protein KCTD5 isoform X1, which encodes MAATAEDDWEPADVPPLSVQQGHHHNSNNNNNNNNKDTDAGESAATATTSATEPSGTVSHSIGNGSVINPTGGTNGKWVRLNVGGTVFLTTRQTLLKEQTSFLYRLCQQQDLHSDTDETGAYVIDRDPTYFGPILNYLRHGKLVYNKELAEEGVLEEAEFYNITPLIKLIKERIIERDSKATQQVPPKHVYRVLQCQEEELTQMVSTMSDGWKFEQVSVRTCRKPRTGLLWTMVNIGSSYSYGTEDQAEFLCVVSKELHTPGSGLATEQSHKTKAAEVQEDASKEEEEEEEGGRETTPNERLRE
- the kctd17 gene encoding BTB/POZ domain-containing protein KCTD5 isoform X4; the protein is MAATAEDDWEPADVPPLSVQQGHHHNSNNNNNNNNKDTDAGESAATATTSATEPSGTVSHSIGNGSVINPTGGTNGKWVRLNVGGTVFLTTRQTLLKEQTSFLYRLCQQQDLHSDTDETGAYVIDRDPTYFGPILNYLRHGKLVYNKELAEEGVLEEAEFYNITPLIKLIKERIIERDSKATQQVPPKHVYRVLQCQEEELTQMVSTMSDGWKFEQMVNIGSSYSYGTEDQAEFLCVVSKELHTPGSGLATEQSHKTKLFQIHGSRM